A window of the Mucilaginibacter sp. cycad4 genome harbors these coding sequences:
- the metH gene encoding methionine synthase — MDIRKELQKRILVIDGAMGTMIQRYQLTEKDFRGERFRDHHSDLQGNNDLLNITRPDIIKAIHAEYLDAGADIIETNTFSTQVISLADYHLEELAYELSYEGARIAREVADEYTQRNPAKPRFVAGAIGPTNRTASLSPDVNDPGYRAVTFDDLAEAYYDQVRGLVDGGSHLLLVETIFDTLNAKAALFAIKRYELECKAAGKDFPAFRDNGGIMISGTITDASGRTLSGQTVEAFWNSISHANLLSVGLNCALGAREMRPHLAELSEKAGVFISAYPNAGLPNEFGQYDETPHETAHQVDDFIKSGLVNIVGGCCGTTPEHIKCIADKAAKYPPRPIPQIEPDMRLSGLESVTIKPESIFVNVGERTNITGSPKFSKLILAEDYEAALSVALQQVEGGAQVIDINMDEGMIDSEAVMVKFLNLVASEPDIAKLPIMIDSSKWTVIEAGLKCVQGKGIVNSISLKEGEEKFREQARKILSYGAATVVMAFDETGQADSLERRIEICKRSYDILVNEVGFPPQDIIFDPNILTVATGLEEHNNYAVDFIEATRWIKQNLPHAKVSGGVSNISFSFRGNNTVREAMHSAFLYHAIKAGMDMGIVNAGMLEVYEEIPKNLLELVEDVLLNRRPDATERLVEFADTIKSKGKEVVRDEEWRKGTVQERLSHSLVKGIVEYLDDDVEEARQAYSKPLEVIEGPLMDGMNIVGDLFGAGKMFLPQVVKSARVMKKAVAYLLPFIEEEKKNNANADQRANAGKVLMATVKGDVHDIGKNIVGVVLACNNFEVIDLGVMVPAQRIIEEAKKQNVDIIGLSGLITPSLDEMVHFAKEMEREGFTIPLIIGGATTSRIHAAVKVAPQYSGAAIHVLDASRSVTVCSNLMSKDNRDAYIQGIKDEYAKAREAHANKKSDKRFVTIEEARAGKFQISLDGDVAPKPAFTGTKVFENFPLEELLPYIDWTPFFHTWELRGSYPKIFEDKFVGVEAKKLFDDAQVLMKRIVNEKLLTARGVIGFWPANSVGDDIELYTDESRTEVLTRIHTLRQQAEKVKNDPYYALSDFIAPKESGVPDYFGGFAVTTGLGCDELVAEFEADHDDYNSIMAKALADRLAEAFAEKMHELVRKEHWGYAKGEQLSNADLIKEEYQGIRPAPGYPACPDHTEKTTLFELLKAENNAHMHLTESLAMLPAASVSGFYFAHPQARYFGLGKISKDQVEDYAVRKNMPLEDAERWLGPNINY, encoded by the coding sequence ATGGACATTAGAAAAGAATTACAGAAACGCATCCTGGTGATTGATGGGGCGATGGGTACCATGATACAGCGGTACCAGCTTACCGAGAAGGATTTTCGTGGCGAGCGTTTTCGCGATCATCATAGCGACCTGCAGGGCAATAACGACCTGCTCAATATCACACGGCCCGATATTATCAAAGCCATCCACGCCGAATACCTGGATGCCGGTGCCGATATTATTGAGACCAATACTTTCAGTACGCAGGTAATTTCCCTTGCCGATTATCACCTCGAAGAACTGGCCTATGAACTAAGCTACGAAGGTGCGCGCATTGCCCGCGAAGTTGCCGATGAATATACGCAGCGCAACCCTGCCAAACCGCGCTTTGTTGCCGGTGCCATAGGCCCAACCAACCGTACTGCTTCTTTATCGCCTGATGTAAATGACCCGGGATACCGCGCCGTTACTTTTGATGACCTTGCCGAAGCCTATTATGACCAGGTTCGTGGCTTGGTTGATGGTGGTTCGCATTTGTTATTGGTTGAAACTATTTTCGATACATTGAACGCCAAGGCTGCTTTGTTCGCCATAAAACGGTATGAGCTGGAATGTAAAGCTGCCGGTAAGGATTTTCCTGCCTTCCGCGATAACGGCGGTATCATGATTTCGGGTACCATTACCGATGCTTCGGGCCGTACCCTTTCCGGGCAAACGGTTGAGGCTTTCTGGAACTCGATAAGCCACGCCAACCTGCTATCAGTAGGTTTAAATTGTGCTTTAGGTGCCAGGGAAATGCGCCCACACCTGGCCGAGCTTTCTGAAAAAGCAGGTGTATTTATCTCTGCTTACCCAAACGCCGGTTTACCTAACGAGTTTGGCCAGTACGATGAAACCCCGCATGAAACCGCGCACCAGGTTGATGATTTTATCAAGTCCGGGTTGGTTAACATCGTTGGTGGTTGCTGTGGTACTACACCCGAGCATATTAAATGCATTGCCGATAAGGCTGCTAAATATCCGCCCCGCCCTATCCCGCAAATTGAGCCGGATATGCGCCTGAGCGGTTTGGAATCCGTTACCATAAAACCCGAAAGCATCTTTGTGAACGTGGGTGAACGTACCAATATCACCGGCTCTCCAAAGTTCTCTAAACTCATCCTTGCCGAAGATTATGAGGCAGCCTTATCTGTTGCCCTGCAACAGGTTGAAGGAGGCGCACAGGTCATCGACATTAACATGGATGAGGGCATGATCGATTCGGAAGCGGTGATGGTGAAATTTCTGAACCTTGTTGCCTCCGAGCCGGATATCGCCAAACTGCCTATCATGATCGACTCCTCAAAATGGACAGTGATCGAGGCTGGTTTGAAATGCGTACAGGGTAAAGGTATAGTGAACTCTATCTCCCTAAAAGAGGGTGAGGAAAAATTCAGGGAGCAGGCCCGGAAAATCTTAAGCTATGGTGCAGCCACCGTTGTAATGGCCTTTGACGAAACCGGTCAGGCCGATTCATTGGAGCGCCGTATCGAAATCTGTAAACGCTCATACGATATCCTGGTGAATGAAGTGGGTTTCCCACCGCAGGACATCATTTTTGACCCTAATATCCTTACCGTTGCTACCGGTTTAGAAGAGCATAACAACTATGCGGTCGACTTTATTGAAGCCACCCGCTGGATCAAACAAAACCTGCCCCATGCCAAAGTGAGCGGAGGGGTAAGTAATATCTCCTTCTCGTTCAGGGGTAATAATACGGTGCGCGAAGCTATGCACTCGGCTTTCCTGTACCATGCTATTAAAGCCGGTATGGATATGGGTATTGTTAACGCCGGGATGCTGGAAGTTTATGAAGAGATCCCCAAAAACCTGCTGGAACTGGTGGAAGACGTACTGCTTAACCGCCGTCCGGATGCTACCGAGCGTTTGGTTGAATTTGCCGATACCATCAAGAGTAAAGGCAAAGAAGTAGTGCGTGATGAAGAGTGGCGTAAAGGTACCGTTCAGGAGCGCCTCTCCCACTCACTGGTGAAGGGTATCGTTGAATACCTTGACGATGATGTGGAGGAAGCCCGCCAGGCCTACAGCAAACCCCTTGAAGTGATTGAAGGTCCGCTGATGGATGGCATGAACATCGTGGGTGATTTATTTGGCGCGGGTAAAATGTTTTTGCCGCAGGTGGTAAAATCGGCCCGTGTAATGAAAAAGGCAGTGGCTTATCTGCTGCCCTTCATCGAGGAAGAGAAAAAGAACAACGCCAATGCTGATCAGCGTGCTAATGCCGGCAAAGTTTTAATGGCTACCGTAAAAGGCGATGTACATGACATCGGCAAAAATATAGTTGGCGTGGTGTTGGCCTGTAACAACTTCGAGGTGATCGACCTTGGGGTGATGGTACCGGCACAGCGCATTATTGAAGAGGCTAAAAAGCAAAACGTTGATATCATCGGGCTGAGTGGTTTAATTACCCCGTCGCTTGATGAGATGGTGCATTTTGCTAAGGAAATGGAGCGCGAAGGGTTTACCATTCCGCTCATCATTGGTGGTGCTACCACATCGCGCATTCATGCGGCGGTAAAAGTTGCACCGCAATACTCCGGGGCTGCCATTCACGTGCTGGATGCATCGCGCAGTGTTACCGTATGCAGCAATCTCATGAGCAAGGATAACCGCGATGCCTATATCCAGGGCATTAAGGATGAATATGCTAAAGCCCGTGAAGCACATGCCAACAAAAAATCGGATAAACGTTTTGTAACTATCGAAGAAGCCCGCGCGGGCAAGTTCCAGATTAGCCTGGATGGCGATGTGGCGCCGAAACCTGCGTTTACCGGTACCAAAGTATTTGAGAATTTCCCGCTGGAAGAGTTGCTGCCTTATATCGATTGGACACCGTTTTTCCATACCTGGGAACTTCGCGGCAGCTATCCGAAGATCTTTGAGGATAAGTTTGTAGGCGTTGAAGCCAAAAAACTATTTGACGATGCACAGGTGCTTATGAAGCGCATCGTTAACGAGAAGCTGTTAACAGCCCGCGGCGTTATCGGCTTTTGGCCGGCAAATAGTGTAGGTGATGATATTGAATTGTATACCGATGAAAGTCGTACCGAAGTATTAACCCGCATTCACACTCTTCGTCAGCAAGCCGAAAAGGTAAAGAATGATCCATATTACGCCCTGTCGGATTTTATCGCACCTAAAGAAAGCGGTGTGCCTGATTATTTTGGAGGCTTTGCTGTAACCACGGGTTTGGGTTGCGACGAACTGGTAGCCGAGTTTGAGGCCGACCATGACGATTATAACAGCATTATGGCCAAAGCCCTTGCCGACCGCCTTGCCGAAGCCTTCGCCGAAAAAATGCATGAGTTGGTACGTAAAGAACACTGGGGCTATGCCAAAGGCGAGCAACTAAGCAATGCCGACCTGATCAAGGAGGAATACCAGGGTATCCGTCCGGCGCCGGGCTATCCCGCCTGTCCGGACCACACCGAAAAAACCACCTTGTTTGAGTTGTTAAAAGCCGAGAATAACGCGCACATGCACCTTACCGAAAGCCTGGCCATGTTACCGGCTGCGTCGGTAAGCGGTTTCTACTTCGCGCATCCGCAGGCAAGGTATTTTGGCCTTGGCAAGATCAGCAAAGACCAGGTGGAAGATTACGCGGTTAGGAAAAACATGCCGTTGGAAGATGCAGAAAGATGGTTGGGGCCAAATATTAATTATTAG
- a CDS encoding methylenetetrahydrofolate reductase: MKIPEHIANANGKTLFSFELIPPLKGQSIQGIYNAIDPLMEFKPPFIDVTTLREDFIYKQHPSGLLEKLSYRKRPGTIAICAAIMNRYKVDTVPHLLCGGFTKDETENALIELEFLGIENVLVLRGDARLGDSSFVPTPNGHCYATDLLQQVVNLNNGIYLHEDHGNTAKTNFCIGVAGYPEKHFEAPNLKTDFKYLKQKVEMGAQFIVTQMFFDIDRYKEFVNGCRANGINVPIIPGLKPITSSKQLVTLSKTFHIDIPEDLSDAIHACATEKDVKEVGIEWMINQCKELIAFGAPVLHFYTMSNAGPTKRIAEAIF; encoded by the coding sequence ATGAAAATACCTGAACATATAGCAAACGCCAACGGCAAAACACTTTTTTCTTTTGAACTGATCCCGCCTTTAAAGGGGCAGAGCATCCAGGGCATTTATAATGCTATCGATCCATTGATGGAATTTAAACCTCCGTTTATTGATGTTACTACCCTGCGCGAGGATTTTATTTATAAGCAGCATCCAAGCGGTCTGCTCGAGAAACTCTCTTACCGCAAGCGTCCGGGCACTATTGCTATTTGCGCGGCTATTATGAACAGGTATAAGGTCGATACCGTGCCTCACCTGCTTTGCGGCGGCTTTACTAAAGACGAAACCGAGAATGCCCTTATCGAGCTGGAGTTTTTAGGTATCGAAAACGTACTCGTTTTACGCGGTGATGCCCGTCTCGGTGATTCATCATTTGTACCTACGCCTAACGGCCATTGCTATGCTACTGATTTGCTGCAGCAGGTGGTTAACCTCAACAACGGTATTTACCTGCATGAGGACCATGGCAATACTGCCAAAACAAACTTTTGTATTGGCGTGGCCGGCTACCCTGAAAAGCATTTTGAGGCCCCTAACCTTAAAACCGATTTCAAATACCTTAAACAAAAGGTAGAGATGGGCGCGCAGTTCATTGTAACCCAAATGTTTTTTGATATCGACAGATACAAGGAGTTTGTAAACGGCTGCCGGGCCAATGGCATCAATGTGCCTATTATCCCCGGCCTGAAGCCGATCACATCATCAAAACAATTAGTTACGCTGTCAAAAACCTTCCATATCGATATTCCGGAAGATCTGAGCGATGCTATCCATGCCTGCGCCACCGAAAAGGACGTGAAAGAAGTAGGCATTGAATGGATGATTAACCAGTGTAAAGAACTGATTGCTTTTGGCGCACCGGTACTGCATTTTTATACCATGAGTAATGCCGGGCCAACCAAAAGGATTGCTGAGGCTATATTTTAG
- a CDS encoding sensor histidine kinase, giving the protein MYNSPILQVSENGLIPVLIIGTLVVVVLIIFLFFFVIVYQRRMLKNQAELRAMHDARQTDLMNAVFETQESERRRLAEDLHDSVGQVLSAIKLNLHRLDKNCVNEVSQPLLIDTRKLADECIQEIRNIIQNVLPPILTDYGLLVAVEALCTKVETNTHIKVKFTKNFADKRFPNEIELAMYRIAQELFGNAIKHSEATIINLNMALDSGYLVMEFKDNGKGFNMGDVKQGFGLKNLQSRVQLINGEINTYSKPLSGAITIIKLKVA; this is encoded by the coding sequence ATGTATAACAGCCCTATTTTACAAGTATCCGAAAATGGCCTTATCCCTGTTCTTATCATCGGGACACTTGTGGTTGTTGTATTGATTATTTTTTTATTCTTCTTCGTGATTGTATATCAGCGGAGAATGTTAAAAAACCAGGCAGAATTACGCGCCATGCATGATGCACGGCAAACCGACCTGATGAACGCTGTTTTTGAAACCCAGGAAAGCGAGCGCAGGCGCCTGGCCGAAGATTTGCACGACAGTGTTGGCCAGGTACTTTCGGCAATAAAGCTTAACCTGCACCGCCTGGATAAAAATTGTGTGAACGAAGTAAGCCAGCCACTATTAATTGATACCCGCAAGCTGGCCGATGAATGCATCCAGGAGATCAGGAATATTATTCAAAACGTTTTACCCCCTATACTTACCGATTATGGCTTGCTGGTTGCTGTTGAAGCGCTATGCACCAAGGTTGAAACCAATACCCATATCAAAGTTAAGTTCACTAAAAACTTCGCCGATAAGCGCTTCCCTAATGAAATTGAACTGGCCATGTACCGCATAGCCCAGGAACTTTTCGGCAATGCCATAAAACACTCAGAAGCCACCATCATTAACCTCAACATGGCCTTAGATTCCGGCTACCTTGTTATGGAATTTAAAGATAACGGCAAGGGTTTTAATATGGGCGATGTTAAGCAGGGCTTCGGCCTTAAAAATTTACAAAGCCGCGTGCAACTCATTAACGGTGAAATAAATACATATAGCAAACCGCTTAGCGGGGCTATTACAATCATTAAATTAAAAGTAGCATAG
- a CDS encoding response regulator transcription factor, with product MGPIKLGIVDDHKIFRNGLKATLEDCGDFELVLEASNGKELIGLLTDKTPDVILMDIKMPEMDGIQTATHVHQHFKDIKILALSMFNEDKYIVDMMKAGASGYLLKNAEPEEIIEAVSTVYNKGFYFNEHLSITLIKQLVGNDQADNIPNNKTDLNEREIEVLKLVCQECSNQEIADKIFLSVRTVEGYRARLFEKTGSKNLVGLVIYAIKRGIINVT from the coding sequence ATGGGCCCAATTAAATTAGGTATAGTAGACGACCATAAAATTTTCAGAAATGGTTTAAAAGCTACCCTTGAAGACTGCGGGGATTTTGAACTCGTGCTCGAAGCATCAAACGGCAAAGAGCTGATAGGCTTGTTAACCGACAAAACCCCCGATGTTATATTGATGGACATTAAAATGCCCGAGATGGATGGCATCCAAACCGCTACTCATGTCCATCAGCATTTTAAGGATATCAAGATCCTGGCGCTATCCATGTTTAACGAAGATAAATATATTGTGGATATGATGAAGGCCGGCGCATCGGGCTACCTGCTTAAAAATGCCGAACCGGAAGAGATCATCGAGGCTGTATCAACCGTTTACAACAAGGGCTTTTATTTTAACGAGCATCTTTCTATAACCCTTATCAAACAGTTGGTAGGCAATGACCAGGCCGATAATATCCCCAATAACAAAACCGACCTTAATGAGCGCGAAATTGAAGTGCTTAAACTGGTTTGCCAGGAATGCTCTAACCAGGAGATAGCAGATAAAATTTTCCTGAGTGTGCGCACTGTTGAAGGTTACCGTGCAAGGCTGTTTGAAAAAACCGGGTCGAAAAACTTAGTGGGATTAGTTATCTACGCCATAAAGCGCGGCATCATTAACGTCACGTAA
- a CDS encoding AraC family transcriptional regulator, which yields MIKASYEVLQPTNTQSFLVRKFDKLAFDAPYHFHEEYELTCIISGTGKRYVGSHMEDFASGDLVLLGSNLPHCWKLEPNETVLREASAVVIQFNDAFLGEEFFNKFELQLIKKLFQQSGCGVSFYGETRAEVNKLLLSLVEEKSNFRMLIGLLEILHRMASSEEYVLLDQHRIIGERSNTERERINPVFAYLVENFRKHVSLDKAAGIANMTPNAFCKYFKKVTRKTFMETIIEYRLNYAIQQLVQTDKPISEISYESGFGDVSHFYKMFKAKMNLSPLNYRKRFMRNLAGDKKLSA from the coding sequence ATGATAAAAGCGTCGTACGAAGTTCTTCAGCCTACAAATACACAGTCATTTCTTGTGCGGAAATTTGATAAGCTGGCATTTGATGCCCCCTATCATTTTCACGAAGAATATGAATTAACATGTATTATCAGCGGCACCGGCAAACGCTATGTTGGCAGCCACATGGAAGATTTTGCGTCCGGCGACCTGGTGTTGCTTGGTTCTAACCTGCCGCATTGCTGGAAACTTGAGCCCAATGAAACAGTGCTCCGCGAGGCAAGCGCCGTGGTGATCCAGTTTAATGATGCTTTTTTGGGCGAGGAATTTTTTAACAAATTTGAGCTTCAGCTCATTAAAAAGCTTTTTCAGCAAAGCGGGTGCGGGGTATCATTTTATGGCGAAACACGCGCCGAAGTTAACAAACTGCTGCTTAGCCTGGTTGAAGAGAAAAGCAATTTCAGGATGCTGATAGGTTTGCTGGAGATCCTGCACCGTATGGCTTCATCAGAAGAGTACGTGCTGCTCGATCAGCACCGGATTATAGGGGAGCGCTCAAATACCGAGCGCGAACGGATTAACCCTGTGTTTGCATATTTGGTTGAAAATTTCAGAAAACACGTATCGTTAGATAAAGCGGCCGGTATCGCCAATATGACTCCGAATGCTTTTTGCAAATACTTTAAAAAAGTTACCCGCAAAACGTTCATGGAAACTATAATTGAGTATCGCCTTAATTATGCCATACAGCAGCTGGTGCAAACAGATAAGCCTATTTCAGAGATCTCCTATGAGAGCGGCTTTGGCGATGTATCCCACTTTTACAAAATGTTTAAAGCCAAAATGAACCTGAGCCCGCTTAACTACCGCAAAAGGTTTATGCGCAACTTGGCAGGTGATAAAAAGTTATCGGCGTAA
- a CDS encoding phytanoyl-CoA dioxygenase family protein: MNTQIAHLPSLDNFIKLSNHNIKEFREKGHTLVHEVLTKDEIAAYRPVIVGAADRYNTEKRKLDERDTYGKAFLQIMNLWRVDEDVKTFVMAKRLAKIAADLMGVENVRIYHDQALFKEPGGGPTPWHQDQYYWPIDTNNTVTLWMPLVDIDVNMGMLTFASGSYVNGAVFNHEISDESESAFDDYVKEKGFEITRAQTMKAGDATWHRGFTIHNAPGNNSDKMREIMTIIYVADGARVTPYKNEWQKNDHHKWLMSKPIGGLIDSELNPKVL; this comes from the coding sequence ATGAATACACAGATCGCTCATTTACCGTCACTTGATAATTTTATAAAACTATCCAATCACAATATTAAGGAATTTCGCGAAAAAGGCCATACCCTTGTACACGAAGTGCTTACAAAAGATGAAATTGCTGCCTATCGTCCCGTAATTGTTGGCGCTGCCGACAGGTATAACACCGAAAAGCGTAAACTGGACGAACGGGACACTTACGGGAAAGCCTTTTTACAGATCATGAACCTTTGGCGGGTTGATGAGGATGTTAAAACATTTGTAATGGCCAAACGCCTGGCCAAAATTGCTGCCGACCTGATGGGTGTTGAAAACGTACGTATTTATCATGACCAGGCCCTGTTTAAAGAACCGGGCGGCGGCCCAACCCCATGGCACCAGGACCAGTACTACTGGCCTATCGATACCAACAACACAGTAACCCTTTGGATGCCGCTGGTTGATATTGATGTAAACATGGGCATGCTCACCTTTGCCTCGGGCTCATACGTTAACGGCGCTGTGTTTAACCATGAAATTTCTGACGAATCGGAATCGGCGTTTGACGATTATGTGAAGGAGAAAGGATTTGAAATAACCCGTGCCCAAACCATGAAGGCCGGTGATGCCACCTGGCACCGGGGTTTCACCATTCACAATGCCCCCGGCAACAACTCAGATAAAATGCGCGAGATCATGACCATAATTTATGTAGCCGACGGCGCCCGCGTCACCCCCTACAAAAACGAATGGCAAAAAAATGACCACCATAAATGGCTGATGAGTAAACCAATTGGCGGGTTAATAGATTCGGAGTTGAACCCGAAGGTGCTGTAA
- a CDS encoding L-histidine N(alpha)-methyltransferase: protein MNQVFTSTAVNCTISAENRQFYADVIAGLQSEPKHLNSKYFYDANGDKLFQELMNCPEYYPTNCELEIFSEKTAEICDALIADGDAFDLIELGAGDATKSSYLLKYLLDKKADFTYLPIDISDNVISYLNITLPVTLPGLKITGLNGEYFEMLEKAAAISSRRKVVLFLGSNIGNMPVDGAIEFCRELRSHLSEGDMVLIGMDLKKDPRVILAAYNDKDGITREFNLNLLRRINRELHADFDVSKFEHYPTYDPETGACKSYLISLQDQQVTIGNEKINFKKDEYIYMEISQKFTLMQTDQIAINTGFQPVGQFFDTKKWFIDAVWVAG, encoded by the coding sequence ATGAACCAGGTCTTTACATCAACAGCCGTTAATTGTACCATAAGCGCCGAAAACAGGCAGTTTTATGCCGATGTTATTGCCGGGCTGCAATCAGAGCCAAAGCATCTTAACTCAAAATATTTTTATGATGCAAACGGCGATAAGCTGTTCCAGGAGCTCATGAACTGCCCTGAATACTATCCGACTAACTGTGAATTGGAGATCTTTTCAGAAAAAACCGCTGAGATCTGTGACGCGCTGATAGCTGACGGGGATGCTTTTGACCTTATAGAGCTTGGCGCCGGCGATGCCACAAAATCCTCGTACCTGCTTAAGTACCTTTTGGATAAAAAGGCCGATTTTACCTATCTGCCGATAGATATATCAGATAATGTAATATCATACCTCAATATAACCCTGCCCGTAACCCTGCCCGGCTTAAAGATAACGGGGCTTAATGGCGAGTATTTTGAAATGCTTGAAAAGGCGGCTGCTATTTCGTCAAGGCGTAAAGTGGTGTTGTTTTTAGGCTCCAATATTGGCAATATGCCTGTTGATGGGGCTATTGAGTTTTGCCGCGAGTTGAGGAGTCATCTGTCGGAAGGGGATATGGTATTGATTGGGATGGACCTGAAGAAAGACCCCAGGGTGATCCTTGCAGCCTATAATGATAAAGATGGTATTACCCGCGAGTTTAACCTCAACCTGCTTCGCCGCATTAACCGCGAGCTGCATGCCGATTTTGATGTAAGCAAGTTTGAACATTATCCAACCTACGATCCCGAAACCGGGGCTTGCAAAAGCTACCTCATCAGTTTGCAGGATCAGCAGGTTACTATAGGGAACGAAAAAATAAATTTCAAAAAGGACGAATACATCTACATGGAGATCTCGCAAAAGTTCACGCTGATGCAAACCGATCAGATAGCCATAAACACAGGCTTTCAGCCGGTAGGGCAATTTTTCGATACCAAAAAATGGTTTATCGATGCAGTGTGGGTGGCAGGGTAA
- the egtB gene encoding ergothioneine biosynthesis protein EgtB: MDLIARYKEVRRRTEQICSYLQTEDYVVQPVVDVSPPKWHIGHVTWFFETFILKPYFMGYQEYNPDYNYVFNSYYETVGTRVIRTDRGNLSRPTVIEIYGYRKYVDEAMEGFLCGDVSDDVKELMILGFNHEEQHQELLMTDIKFILGHNPLFPAYNKNYAAPHIDEGEDDAFISMNEGIYELGFTGDGFCFDNELNRHKVYLNAYQISPKLVTNAEYLEFINSGGYHDFRHWHAEGWDWVKTNKVEAPLYWHLVDNEWHNYTYHGLEPLHLKEPATHISYFEAYAYASWKGLRLPTEFEWEAAAGKFNWGRRWEWTESSYLPYPGFAKAPGAIGEYNGKFMVNQKVLRGASEVTPPGHSRATYRNFFQTNLRWQFTGIRLAK, encoded by the coding sequence ATGGATTTAATAGCTCGTTACAAAGAGGTGCGCCGGCGTACGGAACAAATTTGCTCGTATTTGCAAACGGAAGACTATGTGGTGCAGCCTGTGGTTGACGTTAGTCCGCCTAAATGGCATATTGGGCACGTTACCTGGTTTTTTGAAACATTTATCCTCAAGCCTTATTTTATGGGCTACCAGGAATATAATCCCGACTACAACTACGTTTTCAACAGCTATTATGAAACTGTTGGCACACGTGTTATCCGTACGGACAGGGGTAACCTGAGCCGCCCCACGGTTATCGAGATCTATGGTTATCGCAAATATGTTGACGAAGCCATGGAAGGCTTTTTATGTGGCGATGTAAGTGATGATGTTAAGGAGTTAATGATACTCGGCTTTAACCATGAAGAGCAGCACCAGGAGCTTTTAATGACCGATATTAAATTCATATTGGGCCATAACCCGCTGTTCCCGGCCTATAATAAAAATTATGCTGCCCCTCATATTGATGAAGGGGAGGATGATGCCTTTATTAGTATGAATGAAGGTATTTATGAACTTGGCTTTACCGGCGATGGTTTTTGTTTCGATAATGAGCTTAACCGCCATAAAGTATATCTCAATGCATATCAAATAAGCCCTAAACTGGTAACCAATGCCGAATACCTGGAGTTTATTAACAGCGGCGGGTATCATGATTTTCGGCACTGGCATGCCGAAGGCTGGGATTGGGTAAAAACCAATAAAGTTGAAGCGCCTTTATATTGGCACCTGGTAGATAATGAATGGCATAACTATACCTATCATGGTTTGGAACCGCTGCATTTAAAAGAGCCGGCTACACACATCAGCTATTTTGAAGCCTATGCCTATGCATCATGGAAGGGCTTAAGGTTACCTACCGAATTTGAGTGGGAAGCAGCCGCCGGGAAATTTAACTGGGGCCGTCGCTGGGAATGGACTGAAAGCTCCTACCTTCCATACCCGGGTTTTGCAAAAGCGCCGGGTGCCATAGGCGAATACAATGGCAAGTTTATGGTTAATCAGAAAGTGCTGCGCGGCGCGTCGGAAGTTACGCCTCCGGGTCATAGTCGTGCAACTTATCGCAATTTTTTTCAAACAAATTTACGCTGGCAGTTTACTGGCATAAGACTTGCGAAGTAA